From the genome of Deinococcus apachensis DSM 19763:
GGGAACAGGCGTGGATGCGCCTGGTGCAAGAGGCCATCGTCCACTCGCACTTCGAGCCGAGCTGTGGGGGGCCTGCGAGGCGGCGTGGGACGCGCACTACGCCTTCTACGCCTTTCTGGACGCCGCGCCTCGCTTCGCCAAGATTCGCAACGAGCTGGAGGAGCGCGCCCGGTCCGTCCCCACCTGCGAGGCGCGGCGGGCCCTCTACGACGAGGCGGCCAGGGCCTACATGGACGGCCTGCGCCCCTTCGTCAGGGGGCAGGAGCAGGCGATGGCGAGGTGGGCCTCACTGCGCGTGAAGCACGAGACGGCCCTGGCCGCGAACGTCGCTGACCCGCAGATGCGCCTCTCGCTGCGGCTGGGTATTGAGGCGGCGGCGAAGTCGCTCTACTCCGGCCCGATGGTCGATTCCGCCTGGATCATGTCGGAGGTGGAGGAGGAAGTGTGCAGCGGGGCGAACCCGCCGGGCGCGAAACTCGACGCGCAGGAGTTGCCCAACCTCGTGGCCGATTCATGCGGGGGGCTCACCACGGGCGGCAAGCTGAAGTCCAAGGTGCCCTCGGAGTCGTTGCCGTTCGAGGGGTACGGCCTGAGCTTCGGGGTGAGCTGCAAGGGCCTCGACATCAAGCTCTCGCCGAGCTTCAAGACGGCGTTCAACGTGGCGCCGGTCGCGCAGCTCAGCCTGGGCTGGAACGGCACGGCGACGATCTTCACCGGGGTCAAGGCGGAACTCAAGCAGCCGAAGGGCAATCCGCTCTCCTCGTCCAACAAGTCCGGGCTCAGCCTCAAGGAAAGCCTGTACCTGAAGTTCGACCGGGGCGGCATCGCGGACGTGGGGATGCCTGTCGAGGTGAAGGCGACGCTCGGCGCGGGTCCCGACAGGGACGCGGCGTTGTGGGAAGGCAAGATCGACCAGGAGTTCGGCGTTGCCGCCGCCGCGTACTGGCGGGAGCGCTGAGTGCGGGCGAACCATCCGGTTGTCATCCCCTCACCTGCACACTGCGCCGGGTTCGGGGTGCCCCTGACTTCCCCGCGCCACACGAAAGGACCTTCCCATGACCGACCCCCGCCGTTTTCTCCTGCCCGCCCTGCTCCTCGCGCTGCCCTCCTGCGCGGCCTCCGCCACCACCATCCCCGCCAGGCTCGTCGGCGAGTGGATCAGCGGCGCGCAACTGGCCCCGAAGACGTACGAGGCCGAGTTCTCCAGGGCGTGGGCCGACTCCACACGCCTTGTCCTGAACAAGGACGGCACGTACACGGTCACGACCTTCGAGGCCACGGCCTTCCCGGCCTTTTTCGGCACGACGGGCCGCATGATCACCTGCGAATCACTCGACGTCGGGATCGAGCGCGGCCGGTTCACCGTGCAGGGCAACAAACTCACGCTCCGGGCCGAGACGTTCCGCGAAATCAAGAACATCTCGCCGGACCGCCTGAACAACGGCTGCACGCGCCGGGCGGGCAGCGACAAGACGAGCAAGGACAACGCCGTGAACCAGGCGACCTGGCAGCTCACCGGCGGCAAGCTCAATCTCACGTTCGGCAAGACACCGATGCCGTTCCTTCGGCGCACACCTGAAAAACCCGCCGCTCCGGCCCCGGGTTCCAGCACGCTGCCCGCCGAGCTGCGTGGGGAGTGGCACAGCGGGCGGATCTCGCCGGTCGAGTACTACAACGTCACCACCGGCAAGTGGGCCGAGGCCAGCGGCACCAGCATCCTCCTCAAGCTCAACCCCAATCTCACCTACGAGCGCACCGGCCTCCTGGTCGTCACCACCTACGGCTGCACCTCCAAGCTCCTCGTACAGGAGCAGGGCAAGGTCGCGGTGAACGGCTCCTCCCTGACCTTCACCCCCACCAGCAGTGCCTCGACCGGCTACACCTGCTCGCCGAGCAAGGTCTCCTCCTCGAAGAACAGCGTCAAGCCGTACACCGAGCGGGCGCTGGTAAAGGTGAATCCGGACGGGCAGCACGTGTTGAGCCTGGCGTCGGGGAGTGGGGAGACGCTGTTCAATCGGCCGCTGGGGACGCCGCCCGAGAGTGCGCCGGGGACGGGGCGGGGGACGGTGACGCCACCTGCACCGGGGGCTTCCGGCTCGCCCACGCCGAGCTACAGCACCCCCAACTCCTCGGCGGGGACCACGCCGAGTCCCACTCCGGCGAAGTGGATGGCGAGCGGGACGTGGGACGCGGTCCTGACCGTGAATGAGCAGACGTACCGGGTGCAGTTCAAGTTGCAGGACGACTCGCCACGCATTCTGGGCTATGGGGACGATCCGGTGGAGTACGCGAATGGCAACAGTGAGACCGGGGCGCTGGAGATCGGGCTGGAGGTGGGGGGGCGCACCATGGAGCTCAAGGTGCAGGGGCGGTTCGAGGGGGACCGTTATCAGGGTCAGGTGCGTTGGACCACTTACGAGGGCGAGGACCTGGGCCGCGGCACCCTCTCCATGACCCGGCGCTGAGGCGGACCAGGATGAAGGCCGCTCTCTCACCTCCGGCGGGACAGACCCAGCCCCAGATTTCCCCGCAACTACGGGATTGTTCCCGGGCAACCGGAGGGGCTCCGGACTGGGGAGAAACAGGACGCTGGGCTCTGCTGTCGCGCGGCCTCGTGATCGGGGTCCTCATTGGTCTACCGCCCGCGCCCGGTCCCGCACAGGCGAGGTCGTCAGTTCACAGCTGTCCCGCCGCTGCCTTGCACATTCGTGACCGGGGAGCGCGGTGGACCCCGTCCTGCCACCGGGCCGTCGCTGTCCTCCTGGTGCCCCCCGTGACGGTCAAAGTAGTCAGGTTCTGCGGAAGAACACATCCCCACCCGTTCCGCCTGGCCGCAGGACAAGCTCCGGCGTCCCACTCTGCCCCTTTTGCACGCCGACGAGTTGAGTTTCCTTCACTGCGGGTAACGCGCCCCAGCGGTTGAAGCTCGGCTGGCAGGTGTCGATCTCGCGGAAGGCGCCGCGCGTTACCTGGAAGGTGAGCTTCGCGCCCGACAGGCTGACTTTCCCGACCCGTTCGACCGTCGTCAGCGTCGCGCAGTTCTCGCTCTGGAAGTCCTGGGTGAAGGTGACGGAGCGGAAGGTGCCGTCCGGGCGGATGAGCAGGTCCACGTCCTGCCTGACCTGCGTGGGCGTCCAGTCCCATCCCGCCTGCACCGTCGCGCCGCCGAACACGGTGCCCGTCGTGAAGCCCTGGGTGAGGCGGCTGACCCGGTTTTGCGTCGTCCAGCGCCCCGCGACATTCTGGAGGGACGTGTTCTTAAAGATGCCGTCCGGGGCCGGGCCACGCTTGGGGCTCGGCTTGTTCTGCGCGGCGAGTTCCGGGGCGGGCGCGAGGGAGATGGTGATGTTCCCGGGGCCAGGTTTCACGAGCTGGAAGTTGTCGCGCGCCGAGTTGAGGTAGGTGCCCAACAGATCGGGGCCGTCCACCTCGCCGTTGCCGTTCAGGTCCGCCCACGCGACGAGCTGATGCCCCTGGTCGGCGAGGCCGTCCAGGCGCCAGCGGGCGTGGCGACCACTGAGCCCCACCTGGGTGGCCGCGTAGCAGTCCTCCGTGCCGAAGCGGCAGGCGAGCACGACCACGCCGCGAACGTCGTAGCCCAGCGGCACGATCACCGTGCCCGTCGTGGAGCCGTCACCGCGCACCTGTCTTCCCAGGTCCCCGACCAGGGCGGCGGCCTTGGCTTTGGCATTCGGCCCCGCGCTTGCCGCGCCGCTCAGAAAGGGGTCGGGCACGCCGTCCTGCTCGCGCATCCAGACGACCGCCCCCTGGTAGGGCGCGCGCACCTTCGCGGGGGTCAGGCCATCCACCGAATAGGCGCCGTACAGGTCGCCCCGGTCGAGCTTGCCGTTGCCGTTCACGTCCTTCCATGCCACGACCCCGCGCGGGCTGTCCGGTGCGTCCTCGAAGGTGAACCAGGCGGAACTGCCGTCCTGCCGGGTGATCTGCTGCGACTGCCCCGTGCCCTCCACGCAGTCGCCGCGGGCGTCGAGGTCGCACACGACCACCCAGGTTCCGCGCACGTCGTGCTTGCCTGGCACATGAACCGACCCCTTGAGGGGGGCGGCACCCGCACTCGCGGCGAGCAGGCCCGCCAGCAGGGCGAGTGGGCGAGCGGATGGTCGGCGGCGCCGCACCGGGCAGGCCGAACTTTCAGCCCGGGCGAGAGCCCGTCGGTTGCGGATGCAGGGGAGGAAGGAATTCCGGGACATGGGAGCACGCTACGTGGCGCGCCCTGACACCAGGATGTTGCCCGCCCGTCCTGCTGCTCAGCAGCTCCCGGGTCCGGCGCTGTGGACCCGGAAGGAGGCTTGGATGCGGGCCGACCCCCAGGTCTGCTGTGTTCCAGCCATACCTCGGGAGGGAGGCGGCGTTGTCCCTGGCCGCCGCCAGGACGAACAGCAACATCCTGGTGTCAGGGCACCCCTCCTACCGTGAGCGTGCAAATCAGATGGGCGGTGAACCCTGGCCGCCACGGGAGAATCCATGAACAAGCGTGTCCTTTTCGGTTCCGTCCTCCTCACCCTCAGCCTGCTCACCGCCTGCGGTGGCTCCACGACCCCCGACAACTCCGGTGATCAACCTCAGCCCGCTGCCCGAACGATCAGCGGCACCCTCACCGCGCCGAAGGGCGGGGACATGCGGGGCACCTACCTCCTCATCTGTCCCATCGTGAATGGCGACTGCGATTGGGATGGGGTGGGCGGCATCGAGATCGGCACCTCCGGCCCGCAGGCGACCTTCACGACGCCCGCCCTGCCCGACGGGGAGTACGGCCTGATCGCCTGGAAGGACAACGAGCCCAAGAACCAGTTCGGTGCCGAGGATGAGCTGGGGGTGTACAGCCCTGACCGGAAGAGCCTGGGCCGGGTGAGGCCACCCAGCACGGGCGTGAACATCGAGATGATGGCCTTCAACGAGCCGGGCAATGCCGGGCCGCCCGCGGACGCACCCCGCACCGCCGTGCCCGCACAGCTGGTGGGCAACTGGAGCACCCTGGGTTCCAGCGGCGGCGGGTACTACAACCCCGCGAACGGCACCTGGAGCCCCGCGGGCGGGCAGGGCCTCTGGTACGAGATCCGGGCGGACGGCACCTTCGTGTACAGCTCCTACATCGAGTCGAGGATGTACGGCTGCAACATCAACTTCTTCAAGTACCACACGGGCACCGTGGCCGTGCAGGGCGACCGCGTGGTGTTCACGGCGACGAACGCGCATCAGAAATTCGAGGATACCTGCAACCCGTCTCGGAGCTACGAGAAGACGTGGTACCCCAAGCCCGACGAGTACAAGTGGGGTGTAGGCGTGCGCGACGGCCGATCCTCGATGGTGCTCGTCGAGAACGGCAAGCAGGAAGGTCTGTTCTTCTACCGGAACCCATAAGCCGTCACCGGCTGGCCGCGTGGGCACGCCGCCCACGCGGTCTTCGTTTCGCGGCGTCAACATTGCGAACTGAGGGGCAGCCCTCATACCCGGCAACTTCGACTCCCGGGTAGATGAAGGTCTGATAAATTGGCGTGATCATGACCCCACCGCGCGCCTGGCAGCTCTCGGTCCTCGGGGACGCGAGGTTGACCGCCCCCGACGGCCGCCCGGTCCGTTGTGAGGGCCGTTCGCTGGCCCTGCTGACGTACCTCGCCCTGGAGGGACCCGTCCCGCGGAGGCGGCTGGCGAGCCTGCTGTGGCCCGACCGCCCCGAGGCGGCGGGGCGGAACAACCTCGTTCAGTTGCTGCGCCGCATGTCGGGCGCCCACGGGGAGGACCTCGTGCTGGCGGGGGAGAAGCTGGCCCTCGCCCCGGACCTGCGAACGGACGTGCAGGACCTGCTGGTGGGCACGGTTGGGGACGTCCCGGAGGGCACGCTCCTCCAGGGCGTGTCCTTTGAGGAAGCCCCCGATCTCACGGAGTGGCTGGCGGTGCAACGCGAGCGGCTCGACCAGCGCCGGGCGGGCCTGCTCGCCCGACGCTCCCGGGACCTGGAGGCGGCCGGGGCGTACGGCCCGGCGGCCCAGGCGGCTGAGCGGGCCCTCACCTTCGACCGCCTCTCGGAGGAGGCCTACCGTCGGGCGATGCGGCTGCACTACCTGGGCGGGGATTCCAGGCAGGCGCTGGTCCTGTACGAGCGCTTGCAGGACGCTCTGCGCGCGCAACTGCGTCTGGAGCCGATGCAGGAAACGCGCGATCTCGCCCGGCTGATCCGGCGCGGGGAGCAGCTCCCCATCACGCCTTCCCCAGCGGCGCCCCGCCCGCTTCCCGAGCCCACCGTCCTCGCGGGCCGGGAACGCGAGTGGGCGGCGATGGAGGCGGCGTGGCAGGCGGGGCGGTTCATCATCGTGTCGGGCGAGCCCGGAATGGGGAAGTCCAGGCTCGCGCAGGAGTTCGCGCGCAGCAAGGGCCGGGTGCTCGCCCTGGAAGGGCGTCCCGGCGACCACCTCGTGCCCTACACGGCCACGGCCCGCAACCTGCGCCGGGCGCTGGCCCTCACCCATGTTCCCCTGCCCGAGTGGGTGCGCCGCTCCCTGTCCTGGCTGCTGCCCGAACTGGCCATGCCCGGCGAGGCGCCGAGCCCTGGTGCGGACGCCCGGCTGCACGAGGCTATTCAGCATGTGTTCCTGATCGGGCTCTCGCAGGTGGACGTGTGTCTCTTCGACGACCTGCAGTACGTGGACGAGGCCTCCATCGAGGCGGGTTTCGTGCTCATTGACGCGGTGTTCCCCCTGGGCAGGCCGGGCGGCCTCCCGCATTTCGTGGCGGTTCACCGCCGGGATGAATTGCCGCGCTTTACCCAGGAGGTCTTCGGGGGGATGGTGAGGGCCGGGCAGGCCTCGTCCATCGAGGTGGGGCCGCTGGGGGAGGAGGCTGTGAAGGAGCTCCTCGCGGGCCTCCAGGTCGCCATCGGCCCGGAGCGCGCCGCGGAACTGACGGCGGCCACCGGGGGCAATCCGCTCTTCCTGCTGGAAAGTGTCCGGGCCTGGCTCGACGAGGGACCTTGCGGGGAGGGCGGCCCGAAGTTGCCGCGCCGGGTGGGCGCGCTGATCGCGCGGCGCCTGACCCGGCTCTCCAAGATGGCGCTGCATGTCGCCCGTGCGGGCGCGGTGTTGCAGCGCGACTTCTCCCCCGAACTCATCGCGGAGGTGCTGTCCGCACCCCTGCTCGACGTGGTCGCCGCCTGGGAGGAGCTGGAGGCGGCGCAGGTCGTGCGCGGCGAGCGCTTCCTGCACGACCTGGTGTACGAGGCCGTGCTCGCAGAGATGTCCCCCACGGTGCGGCGGCTCCTGCAACGTTCGGCGGCCCGCGTCCTCGCCGCGCAGGGCGGCTCGCCCGCCGCCGTGGCGCAGCTCTTTCTCGACGCCGGGCAGGACAGTGAGGCGGCGCCCTGGCTGCTCCGCGCCGGTGAGGCCGCCCAGGCGGCGCTCCGGCTGCGCGAGGCGGCGAGTCTGTTCGACCGGGCCGCGCGCATCCTGCACGCGCAGGGCGAGGCGGCCGGAGCATTTGGGGTGTGGGTTCGCGGCGCCCAGGCGCTCGCGCCCCTGGGGGACAGCGAGGCGCGGCAACACGCGATCAACACGGTGCTGGAGCGGGCGGAGTTGCCCCTGGAAACCGCGCAGGCCTGGCAGCTCCAGGCCGAACTCTTCGCCGCCTGCAACGAGGGCGCGCGGGCGGAGGTCGCCGCGCGCCGGGGCCTGGCCGAGCTGGAGGGCCAGGACGCGCCTGAACTCCACGCCAACCTGCTCGCGGACCTGGGCACGGCCTACTGGACCCTGGGCCGGATGACGGACGCGGTCAGCGCGTTGCGGGAAGCCGTTAGGCGCCTCGAACCCCTGGGCGATACAGCGGCGCTGGCAAGCAACCTCAGCAGCCTCGCCGTCGTGCTCGACCACCAGGACCGGCACCGCGAGGCCGAGGGGCACCACCGTCGCGCCTGCGAGCTGCTGGAACGTCTGGGAGACACGGCGAACCTGCTGGTCGCCCTGCGGAACCATGCGGTGTGCCTGGGCGATCTCGGACGCGTGCGCGACAGCCTGCCGCTGCTGCGGCGCGCCCTGGACCTGGAGGGGGGCAGCGAAGGGTTGTGGAACAGCCCCATCGGTCACGCCCTGGTCGCGCTGGCTCACGCGGACCTCGGCGAGTACGACCTGGCCCTCGCGCACTACGGGCGGGCCCGTGCGGTGGAGCAGGACCCCAGCGGCTGGCTGCACGCGTATTACGGTGCCTGCGAGGGGGAGGTGTGGCTGACCCTCGGCGAGTGGGACCGGGCGGAAGCGCTCCTGGGGAGGGCGCGGGATGTGACCGGAATGCCCGACACGTACCGCCTGCGGGTCCTGGTGGCGCTCGGCCGTCTCGCCCTGGCCCGGGGGGAGGACGCACAGGGCGTTTTTGCGTCCGCCGGGGCGCTGCTCGGGCCCGAAAGTCGGCCGATGTCCCGGGTCCGCCTCCTGCTCGCGCGGGGGGAAGCCGCGGTGCCGGACGAGGCTGTGGTCCTCGCCCACGAGGCACTCGCCCTGGCCCGCGTGCACGAGTTGGGCGGGTACGAGCTGACGGCCGAGGTGTGCCTCGCGCGGGCACTGCTCCACCTGGGCCGCGCCCGGGAGGCCGGGCGGCACGCCGAGCGCGTGGCCGTACGGCTGAATGAGGTCGAGGCGGCGGACATGACGCGGGGCGAGGTGCTTCTCACGCTGCACGGGGTGCGCCGCGCCCTGGGCCATCCGGACGCCGAGGGCGCGCTGCGGGAGGCGGAGCGTTGGGTACGAGGTATCGCCGAAGGTCATGTACCGCCCGGCGCCCGGCTCCACTTCCTGAGTCGCAACGCGGTCAACCGGGCCATCCTGACGCTCGCCTCGCCCGGAGGGGCCGACGAATTCCCGGCCGCGCCCCAAAGCAACCCGGCGTAGACACCGGGTCCCCTTCAGGTTCGCCCCCGATCAGGCCGTGAAGTCCCGGAGGCGTCCCATCCTTCAGGGCTGCGCCTGGCCCAAGCCGATCACCGGGCGCAGGAGACCTGCCCGCCCAGCGCTGCACCCCGTTGAGGGGCGGTCCCTTTGCTGGTTCCCCTTGTGGGCAGCGCGCGGGATCGCCGGGGCACGGCGGCGCAGTGCGAATGCGGCCGGGGTGGCTGGAACCTGCACGGAAGTCCTCTTCGTGTGGTGGCCCGCCGTCATCCCTCGCCGCGGTCTGCGCGGGCGGGCGAGGGCTGGAGCCGGGTCAGGCGGTGGTGTTCACGTAGCGCCGCAGCAGCTCGGCCTCGATGCCTCGGGCACGCGCTCGCCGCGCCAGGGAGGTAAGGACGGGGTTGAGCACCCGCAGCGGCCCCGCAAGTCGGGAATCGGTCATGTCGGCGATCAGCGCCAGATGCCAGATGTTCATGGGGATGCCCTTGGCGTTCACCTGGCCGCCCTGCGCCAGCCCATAGCTGAGGATCAGGCCCTGCTCGAAGCCGCGATGCCCCGGAGCGATCTCGGTGCGGAAGCGCACCGGCTCGGGCGAGGCGTTGTAGAAGCGGTGCACCGACCCGATGGGCGCGAGCGCGGATTCTCCCGGCCGGAGCGTGATCTCGCGCCCGTCGAGGTGGATGCCCAGCAGGCCCTCCCGGCAGGTGAACTCCTCGGAGTAGGCGGTGTGCGTGTGCAGGCCGTTGCCGCCCCCAGGCGCGAGTTCGACGTCCACCAGCGTGCTGCACCGGCCGTCCGTGCGGCGAAGGAAGGTCACGCTGTCTTTCTGGACCGGGTTATAGATGGTGAACGGTGCGGTGGACAGAGTCGGGGCGGGCAGGGTTGCCGTCTGGGTCATGAGGAGTTCCTCCGGCGAGGGTCCCGGCTTCGGGCAGGGAGCGGCGTCACAGGGCTGGGGGACGGGTGGCAACTCGGGAGCTGCCGCCGGGCAAGGTTGATGGGGGGGCGGGGACCGGGCGAGGGCGGAGAAGCGACCTCACCGCCTCAGGAACTCGGTGTACAGGTACTCCAGGCACTCGTCGATGCTGGCGAAGTACGACCGTTCGCCCCGCGGGCCCTCCCGAACCGAGGCGCGCCAGCCCACGGACCCCACCGAGGGTTCCTCCCAGATACGCAGCACGTACACGCGTCCATCGGGCACACTGGGGGTGCTGGCAAGGGGCTCGTGATCCATGTCCTCCTCCTTTCCCCGTCGGCCGGACGTTACGGACCAGCGCGGTGAGCCCACGGTAGGAGAAGGAGGGTGATTTCAGGATGTTGACAGGCGGGCCTCAGCCGGGCAGGGCAGGCAGGCGTTCGGCGAGGGCCACCCGCGTGCGCCGGGCCCGGGCCGCCCCTTCAGTATCCCCGACCGTTTCACAGGCGAGCTGCGCCCGCGCGTAGTTCTCCTCCGCCTCCGCGAACCGCAGGGTGGCCTCGGCCGCCTCCCCGGCCCGCAGGAACCAGGGCGCTGCCTTGCCGGGGTCCCCGCCTTCTTGCCAGTGGCTGGCGATGCGCGCGGGGGCGCCGCCCTGCGCGCCCAGCATGTGCGCGGCCGCCCGGTGCAGCACGCCCAGGACGGGCGAGGGAATACCGGCGAGAATGGTCTGCAGCATGAGGTCGTGGGAGAAGGCCTCTCCCGACATCACCTGCGCCTCTTCCAGTTCCTCCCAGGCCGAGGCCACATCGAGCAGCGAGGCCCCGAGCATCCGGGCGACCTGCTCCACGGTGAAGTCGCGCCGCAACACGGCCGCGGCCCGGGCGACCTGTTGCGAGGAGGCGCTGAGGCGCTCGAACCGCCCGGTGATCAGGGCGGCGACGCTCGGGGCCCCCCGGGTGGAGGTGGCCACCTGGAAGGTCCCGGTCTGGTACATCCCCTTGAGGAGTTCAAGGACCACCTGCGGGTTGCCGCCGCTGGCCCGCGCGAAATCGTCCGCCAGGACCGTCCCCTGCGACAGGCCGAGGTCCGAGAGCAACTGTTCGATGTCCCCCTGGGCGAGCGGCGCGAGGTGGATGGGCACGAGCACCCCGGCCTCGTAGGCCCGCTGCATGATGGCCTGCGCGAAGGGGCTGAGGGCGCCGGACTGGTAACAGCTGATGTTGCGCAGGACCACGCCGTCATTCACGAAGTGCGACGCCACGTACGTCCCCGACTCCATGCTCGCGTCGTCCATGAAGTGCATGTCGTCATTGCCCAGAATCATCGGGGCGCGCTGGGTGACACGCCGGATAAACTCCACGGTGGCCTCGTAAAAGCGCCGCTTGTCCGTATCGGACCGGATGGGAGGGGGGGCTTCGCCCAGCACCGGCAGGGTGCGGGCGAGCTCCCGGCGGACCCAACCGGGCAGCTCGCAGTTCGGGGCGGCCTCCAGCAGCGCCGAGAGGAACCGTGTGTGGGTGGCATACGGCACCTGACGGTCGCCGGGCCGACCGCCGAAAAACAGCACCTGATGGTCCGGGCGCGAACGCATGAAGTCGGTGGCGAGGCGCGTCTTGCCGCTACCCGCCTCCCCAATGAGCGCGATGCCCTTTCCGTCGGCCCACGCCTCCTCTATCCGGGCCCAGGCCTCCTCGCGGCCCACCAGCGCCGGGGGGCGCAGCACGGCCACCGGGATGCGGCATGACCGGCCCTGCGCCCCAACCGTGCCCTCGCCGATGGCCCGCGCAAGGCGCCTGGTTTCTGCCGTGGGTTCCA
Proteins encoded in this window:
- a CDS encoding ATP-binding protein, translated to MTPPRAWQLSVLGDARLTAPDGRPVRCEGRSLALLTYLALEGPVPRRRLASLLWPDRPEAAGRNNLVQLLRRMSGAHGEDLVLAGEKLALAPDLRTDVQDLLVGTVGDVPEGTLLQGVSFEEAPDLTEWLAVQRERLDQRRAGLLARRSRDLEAAGAYGPAAQAAERALTFDRLSEEAYRRAMRLHYLGGDSRQALVLYERLQDALRAQLRLEPMQETRDLARLIRRGEQLPITPSPAAPRPLPEPTVLAGREREWAAMEAAWQAGRFIIVSGEPGMGKSRLAQEFARSKGRVLALEGRPGDHLVPYTATARNLRRALALTHVPLPEWVRRSLSWLLPELAMPGEAPSPGADARLHEAIQHVFLIGLSQVDVCLFDDLQYVDEASIEAGFVLIDAVFPLGRPGGLPHFVAVHRRDELPRFTQEVFGGMVRAGQASSIEVGPLGEEAVKELLAGLQVAIGPERAAELTAATGGNPLFLLESVRAWLDEGPCGEGGPKLPRRVGALIARRLTRLSKMALHVARAGAVLQRDFSPELIAEVLSAPLLDVVAAWEELEAAQVVRGERFLHDLVYEAVLAEMSPTVRRLLQRSAARVLAAQGGSPAAVAQLFLDAGQDSEAAPWLLRAGEAAQAALRLREAASLFDRAARILHAQGEAAGAFGVWVRGAQALAPLGDSEARQHAINTVLERAELPLETAQAWQLQAELFAACNEGARAEVAARRGLAELEGQDAPELHANLLADLGTAYWTLGRMTDAVSALREAVRRLEPLGDTAALASNLSSLAVVLDHQDRHREAEGHHRRACELLERLGDTANLLVALRNHAVCLGDLGRVRDSLPLLRRALDLEGGSEGLWNSPIGHALVALAHADLGEYDLALAHYGRARAVEQDPSGWLHAYYGACEGEVWLTLGEWDRAEALLGRARDVTGMPDTYRLRVLVALGRLALARGEDAQGVFASAGALLGPESRPMSRVRLLLARGEAAVPDEAVVLAHEALALARVHELGGYELTAEVCLARALLHLGRAREAGRHAERVAVRLNEVEAADMTRGEVLLTLHGVRRALGHPDAEGALREAERWVRGIAEGHVPPGARLHFLSRNAVNRAILTLASPGGADEFPAAPQSNPA
- a CDS encoding cupin domain-containing protein encodes the protein MTQTATLPAPTLSTAPFTIYNPVQKDSVTFLRRTDGRCSTLVDVELAPGGGNGLHTHTAYSEEFTCREGLLGIHLDGREITLRPGESALAPIGSVHRFYNASPEPVRFRTEIAPGHRGFEQGLILSYGLAQGGQVNAKGIPMNIWHLALIADMTDSRLAGPLRVLNPVLTSLARRARARGIEAELLRRYVNTTA
- a CDS encoding ATP-binding protein yields the protein MPHTLSGWRLHLLGSPQVVAADGRIIPCERKTAALLAYLALEGRTSRATLVKLLWPDTLGEISRNNLVQHLRRLNKACGVDLVLPGEEVELDPAVEVDVQVLLGGQGRGISRAELLDGVELDGCPDLLEWLETRREGVHAAAVNACQVDIRSFEEQGSFTEAIGAAQALLELDPVVEDAWRDLMRLHLLNGDRAAALGVYHRCKDVLMRELGVEPTAETRRLARAIGEGTVGAQGRSCRIPVAVLRPPALVGREEAWARIEEAWADGKGIALIGEAGSGKTRLATDFMRSRPDHQVLFFGGRPGDRQVPYATHTRFLSALLEAAPNCELPGWVRRELARTLPVLGEAPPPIRSDTDKRRFYEATVEFIRRVTQRAPMILGNDDMHFMDDASMESGTYVASHFVNDGVVLRNISCYQSGALSPFAQAIMQRAYEAGVLVPIHLAPLAQGDIEQLLSDLGLSQGTVLADDFARASGGNPQVVLELLKGMYQTGTFQVATSTRGAPSVAALITGRFERLSASSQQVARAAAVLRRDFTVEQVARMLGASLLDVASAWEELEEAQVMSGEAFSHDLMLQTILAGIPSPVLGVLHRAAAHMLGAQGGAPARIASHWQEGGDPGKAAPWFLRAGEAAEATLRFAEAEENYARAQLACETVGDTEGAARARRTRVALAERLPALPG